Proteins from a single region of Sesamum indicum cultivar Zhongzhi No. 13 linkage group LG5, S_indicum_v1.0, whole genome shotgun sequence:
- the LOC105162041 gene encoding mitochondrial import inner membrane translocase subunit TIM17-2-like, giving the protein MGTPETSREPCPDRILDDIGGAFGMGAVGGSAFHFLKGVYNSPKGTRLVGGSQAVRMNAPRIGGSFAVWGGLFSVFDCSMVYVRQKEDPWNSIIAGAATGGFLQMRQGMGAASRSALFGGVLLALIEGAGIMLNKVMSAPQEAPIFVEDLPAGAHGMPQEAAPAPAASSSSWFGGLERNEEEKKSGTGVKTEILESFDSPIPPTFEFK; this is encoded by the coding sequence ATGGGAACTCCAGAGACCTCCCGCGAGCCATGCCCCGACCGGATTCTTGATGACATCGGCGGCGCCTTTGGGATGGGCGCCGTTGGCGGCTCCGCCTTCCACTTCCTCAAGGGCGTCTACAACTCGCCCAAGGGTACACGCCTCGTCGGCGGCTCTCAGGCCGTGCGTATGAACGCTCCACGCATCGGCGGCAGCTTTGCCGTGTGGGGCGGTCTCTTCTCTGTCTTTGACTGCTCCATGGTCTATGTCAGGCAGAAAGAGGATCCGTGGAACTCTATTATCGCAGGTGCCGCGACAGGTGGGTTCCTCCAGATGCGGCAAGGGATGGGCGCCGCCTCCCGTTCTGCGCTTTTCGGGGGTGTTCTGTTGGCTCTTATTGAGGGGGCAGGgattatgttaaataaagTTATGAGTGCTCCGCAGGAGGCGCCGATTTTTGTTGAGGATCTTCCAGCTGGGGCCCACGGGATGCCGCAGGAGGCGGCGCCCGCTCCAGCTGCGTCTTCGTCTTCTTGGTTTGGAGGCTTGGAACGAAACGAAGAGGAGAAGAAGAGTGGTACTGGAGTGAAGACGGAGATTCTGGAGAGCTTTGACTCGCCGATCCCACCAACATTTGAGTTCAAGTAA
- the LOC105162042 gene encoding uncharacterized protein LOC105162042: MAKPGALPLALMISSRPTKMAKQFNAPKPLSLPVGCHLVLWCNKNTPEGFQFLGARNCLRSCLLNYSLLVARSFSSSISKKVGERSGKHLPWLAASTEREQRRVGKNEISKGVRSSWEESAEKFLKGGASTVEIRETRKFGSRRDEFRNKDNIRSEDEQEEEEEVEVVNDPRWYKIRNRFENFVEAKPGSDRAEVRRWNKQESWGRKTWKEAKESTVPKIVGEGIYGVGPVLAALSAGRREFYALYVQEGLDLTVNNKKKKDKKGFEKVLKMAEKIGLSKKEVSKHDLNMVADNRPHQGLVLDASPLEMVGIKELEPVSFEGEKGPLWLALDEVTDPQNLGAIIRSAYFFGASGVVLCAKNSAPLSGVVSKASAGSLELMELRSCKNMMQFLASSAGNGWRVLGGSVSPRAIPLSEVVPGAPTILVLGSEGTGLRPLVERACTELIRIPGNFPVNFIMTGDEDVDTVENPGQEFRSFLAVESLNVSVAAGVLLNHLIGSNYSDSGCIEENQTGVIE, from the coding sequence ATGGCGAAACCCGGAGCATTGCCTTTAGCTCTTATGATTTCTTCGCGGCCCACAAAAATGGCGAAGCAATTTAACGCTCCAAAGCCACTTTCTCTGCCCGTTGGCTGCCATTTAGTTCTTTGGTGCAATAAAAATACCCCAGAaggatttcaatttttgggaGCTAGAAATTGTTTGAGAAGTTGTTTGTTGAATTATTCACTATTGGTAGCCAGAAGTTTTTCCAGTTCAATTTCGAAGAAGGTGGGTGAAAGAAGCGGAAAGCACCTTCCTTGGTTAGCTGCGTCTACGGAAAGGGAACAACGAAGAGTTGGGAAGAATGAAATAAGTAAAGGGGTTAGGTCTTCTTGGGAGGAATCAGCAGAAAAGTTTCTGAAAGGCGGTGCATCCACGGTGGAAATTAGAGAAACTCGTAAATTTGGGAGTAGGAGGGATGAGTTCAGGAATAAAGATAATATTCGTAGTGAAGATGAacaagaggaggaggaggaggttgAGGTTGTTAATGATCCGAGATGGTACAAGATAAGAAATAGGTTCGAAAACTTCGTGGAGGCAAAACCAGGGTCTGATAGAGCGGAGGTCAGGAGATGGAATAAGCAAGAAAGTTGGGGTAGGAAGACATGGAAAGAAGCAAAGGAATCTACAGTGCCAAAAATAGTTGGAGAGGGGATATATGGAGTTGGTCCGGTTTTGGCTGCACTTTCAGCTGGACGAAGAGAATTCTATGCACTGTATGTTCAGGAAGGTTTGGATCTGACTGtgaataataagaaaaagaaggacAAGAAAGGTTTCGAGAAAGTTTTAAAGATGGCGGAAAAGATTGGATTGAGCAAAAAAGAGGTATCCAAGCATGATCTGAACATGGTTGCTGATAATAGACCTCACCAGGGGTTGGTTCTGGATGCTTCGCCTCTGGAAATGGTTGGTATAAAGGAGTTGGAACCTGTTTCTTTTGAGGGAGAAAAGGGGCCTCTTTGGTTGGCGTTGGATGAGGTTACTGATCCTCAGAATTTGGGGGCTATAATTCGTTCTGCTTACTTCTTTGGAGCTTCTGGAGTAGTGTTGTGTGCTAAGAATTCAGCTCCGTTGAGTGGAGTTGTGAGCAAAGCCAGTGCAGGCTCTCTTGAACTAATGGAGCTTAGATCTTGCAAGAATATGATGCAGTTCCTGGCATCGTCAGCTGGAAATGGATGGCGGGTTCTAGGTGGCTCAGTTTCACCTAGAGCTATACCTTTGAGTGAGGTTGTGCCCGGTGCTCCCACAATTCTGGTGCTGGGTAGTGAAGGCACTGGCTTGAGACCATTGGTGGAGAGAGCCTGCACTGAGTTAATTAGAATTCCTGGAAATTTCCCagtcaattttattatgacaGGAGATGAAGACGTTGACACCGTTGAGAATCCAGGTCAAGAGTTCAGATCCTTCTTGGCAGTGGAGAGCTTGAACGTAAGTGTTGCAGCCGGTGTTCTGCTCAATCACTTGATTGGAAGTAACTATAGTGACTCTGGTTGTAtagaagaaaatcaaacagGCGTAATTGAATGA
- the LOC105162043 gene encoding cytochrome B5-like protein codes for MDLLVVTSLLGFLLGILIVIPRLRKSDHGKIAQSNNVSPKASKAYTKAEVSLHNKRTDCWIIIKDKVYDVTSYVEEHPGGDAILTHAGDDSTEGFFGPQHATRVFDMIEDFCIGELVK; via the exons ATGGATCTATTAGTTGTGACATCGCTTTTGGGGTTTTTATTGGGCATTCTTATAGTAATTCCCCGCCTGCGTAAATCTG ATCATGGAAAAATTGCACAGTCAAATAATGTTAGTCCTAAG GCATCGAAAGCATACACCAAAGCCGAAGTTTCATTGCACAACAAGAGGACTGACTGTTGGATCATCATAAAAGACAAG GTGTATGATGTTACGTCTTATGTAGAAGAACACCCTGGTGGTGATGCCATCCTAACACATGCTGGTGATGATTCTACTGAAGGGTTTTTTGG GCCACAACATGCTACCCGTGTCTTTGACATGATTGAGGACTTTTGCATTGGAGAGCTGGTGAAGTAA
- the LOC105162044 gene encoding uncharacterized protein C3F10.06c isoform X2 yields MVVDSTRKGKRFPDSMSKTIPIWTCVLNRAIFNFRTRRERNEAQVDEPTNSNELNAAREDSSGWDCSLHLPLWVSETEKAMIENRLEGWTNELEASGADIASIALSLRKPLRPLWISQKTVIWLNEVPEYDSWDFTPIILISASSTSGSFQHRTTSEFSWNYIAGAGDDEESWSRGLSPDLFWKHAYDIISSGPDLCNQKIANIVEKDRVGRAQRGEYAPQVSVRPSKCLGSTSKFPVGDPLDLHNGTGAEDEKLNDERGISFLGSTNIAVGRSQHAAGVPPDYCTLNCDMESFSACTRNPEMYLHLPIVDSKFDRFSLLRNLPSALNFAKAHLRKGSGLLICCSSGEDISICICLAILTSFYDEKGHFDDGKSFKDTRITKLELRKRLVFICKYAVNARPSRGNLKQVYACLSAGCITSIS; encoded by the exons ATGGTCGTTGATTCAACAAGAAAAGGGAAGAGGTTCCCTGACAGCATGTCCAAGACTATACCAATTTGGACCTGTGTTTTAAATCGAgcgattttcaattttaggacAAGACGTGAAAGAAACGAAGCTCAAGTGGAT GAGCCGACCAATTCAAATGAGCTCAACGCTGCTAGAGAAGACTCTTCTGGTTGGGATTGCTCCTTGCATCTTCCCCTCTGGGTTTCAGAAACTGAGAAAGCAATGATTGAAAACCGTTTGGAAGGTTGGACTAACGAATTGGAGGCCAGTGGAGCTGATATTGCCTCTATTGCATTATCTTTGAGAAAACCTCTAAGACCTTTATGGATTTCACAAAAAACTGTTATCTGGTTGAATGAAGTACCGGAGTATGATTCTTGGGATTTTACTCCAATCATACTTATCTCTGCATCATCCACAAGTGGCAGTTTTCAGCACCGAACTACCTCCGAGTTTAGTTGGAATTACATTGCTGGAGCTGGAGATGATGAGGAAAGTTGGTCCAGAGGTTTATCACCTGATCTTTTCTGGAAACATGCCTATGATATCATAAGCTCGGGTCCTGACTTGTGTAATCAAAAGATTGCAAATATTGTTGAAAAAGATCGAGTTGGTCGTGCACAAAGGGGTGAATATGCTCCACAGGTGTCTGTCAGGCCTTCGAAATGTCTGGGGAGCACAAGTAAGTTTCCTGTAGGAGATCCACTGGACTTGCATAATGGAACTGGAGCTGAGGATGAGAAGTTAAATGATGAACGTGGCATATCTTTTTTGGGTTCGACTAATATTGCTGTTGGAAGATCTCAGCATG CAGCGGGAGTCCCTCCAGACTACTGCACATTAAATTGTGATATGGAGTCATTTTCTGCCTGCACACGAAACCCTGAAATGTATTTGCACTTGCCAATTGTG GATTCGAAATTCGACCGATTTTCTTTGTTAAGGAATCTCCCTTCTGCGCTGAACTTTGCCAAGGCACATTTGAGGAAGGGCAGCGGGCTTCTAATTTGCTGCAGCAGCG GAGAAGATATAAGCATATGTATTTGTTTGGCAATCTTGACATCATTTTATGATGAAAAAG GACATTTCGATGATGGAAAATCCTTCAAGGATACACGAATCACTAAGTTAGAGCTGCGAAAACGATTAGTTTTCATATGCAAGTATGCTGTCAATGCCCGCCCATCAAGAGGGAACTTGAAACAAGTGTATGCTTGTCTTAGTGCAGGATGTATTACTTCTATTTCTTGA
- the LOC105162044 gene encoding uncharacterized protein C3F10.06c isoform X1 produces the protein MGEERQSIYKISRTIKRKENTLYNSLRSIYEDSIFVGEIRQLWPELPLLANLRCGLWYSPKFDFNCYFKSTDGHTNNLSFNTSRLNLHVALLAGQRGGCMVVDSTRKGKRFPDSMSKTIPIWTCVLNRAIFNFRTRRERNEAQVDEPTNSNELNAAREDSSGWDCSLHLPLWVSETEKAMIENRLEGWTNELEASGADIASIALSLRKPLRPLWISQKTVIWLNEVPEYDSWDFTPIILISASSTSGSFQHRTTSEFSWNYIAGAGDDEESWSRGLSPDLFWKHAYDIISSGPDLCNQKIANIVEKDRVGRAQRGEYAPQVSVRPSKCLGSTSKFPVGDPLDLHNGTGAEDEKLNDERGISFLGSTNIAVGRSQHAAGVPPDYCTLNCDMESFSACTRNPEMYLHLPIVDSKFDRFSLLRNLPSALNFAKAHLRKGSGLLICCSSGEDISICICLAILTSFYDEKGHFDDGKSFKDTRITKLELRKRLVFICKYAVNARPSRGNLKQVYACLSAGCITSIS, from the exons ATGGGGGAGGAGAGGCAAAGCATATACAAAATATCGAGGACCATCAAACGCAAAGAGAACACTCTCTACAACTCCTTGCGCTCTATCTATGAGGACTCCATCTTCGTCGGAGAAATCCGGCAGCTCTGGCCCGAGCTGCCGCTGCTCGCCAACCTCCGATGCGGCCTCTGGTACTCGCCCAAGTTCGACTTCAATTGCTACTTCAAGTCCACCGACGGACATACCAACAATTTATCTTTCAATACCTCTCGCCTCAACCTCCATGTCGCCCTCCTAGCTG GACAGAGGGGAGGATGTATGGTCGTTGATTCAACAAGAAAAGGGAAGAGGTTCCCTGACAGCATGTCCAAGACTATACCAATTTGGACCTGTGTTTTAAATCGAgcgattttcaattttaggacAAGACGTGAAAGAAACGAAGCTCAAGTGGAT GAGCCGACCAATTCAAATGAGCTCAACGCTGCTAGAGAAGACTCTTCTGGTTGGGATTGCTCCTTGCATCTTCCCCTCTGGGTTTCAGAAACTGAGAAAGCAATGATTGAAAACCGTTTGGAAGGTTGGACTAACGAATTGGAGGCCAGTGGAGCTGATATTGCCTCTATTGCATTATCTTTGAGAAAACCTCTAAGACCTTTATGGATTTCACAAAAAACTGTTATCTGGTTGAATGAAGTACCGGAGTATGATTCTTGGGATTTTACTCCAATCATACTTATCTCTGCATCATCCACAAGTGGCAGTTTTCAGCACCGAACTACCTCCGAGTTTAGTTGGAATTACATTGCTGGAGCTGGAGATGATGAGGAAAGTTGGTCCAGAGGTTTATCACCTGATCTTTTCTGGAAACATGCCTATGATATCATAAGCTCGGGTCCTGACTTGTGTAATCAAAAGATTGCAAATATTGTTGAAAAAGATCGAGTTGGTCGTGCACAAAGGGGTGAATATGCTCCACAGGTGTCTGTCAGGCCTTCGAAATGTCTGGGGAGCACAAGTAAGTTTCCTGTAGGAGATCCACTGGACTTGCATAATGGAACTGGAGCTGAGGATGAGAAGTTAAATGATGAACGTGGCATATCTTTTTTGGGTTCGACTAATATTGCTGTTGGAAGATCTCAGCATG CAGCGGGAGTCCCTCCAGACTACTGCACATTAAATTGTGATATGGAGTCATTTTCTGCCTGCACACGAAACCCTGAAATGTATTTGCACTTGCCAATTGTG GATTCGAAATTCGACCGATTTTCTTTGTTAAGGAATCTCCCTTCTGCGCTGAACTTTGCCAAGGCACATTTGAGGAAGGGCAGCGGGCTTCTAATTTGCTGCAGCAGCG GAGAAGATATAAGCATATGTATTTGTTTGGCAATCTTGACATCATTTTATGATGAAAAAG GACATTTCGATGATGGAAAATCCTTCAAGGATACACGAATCACTAAGTTAGAGCTGCGAAAACGATTAGTTTTCATATGCAAGTATGCTGTCAATGCCCGCCCATCAAGAGGGAACTTGAAACAAGTGTATGCTTGTCTTAGTGCAGGATGTATTACTTCTATTTCTTGA